The Streptomyces sp. Alt3 genome has a segment encoding these proteins:
- a CDS encoding cupin domain-containing protein, with translation MTRTSFSGTLAASPLGGARIVTAAEFEFTRIACRRTTIATPVSPASGATHVTLHVVRVAAGESFSPDGSIGEENTAVVFDGRGTATVGPRSHPVERAHAVYAPTGQALSLTADAEGLTVYIWRTPLTAGRRPGTDPETFSTLWDETTQLRGFGGTGQIAPDSDRATMNFVFWPGNGSSQLCLHCGIQQPGQTFNVHLHPDSDEAFIAFEGIGQMYLRDRWIDVAAGDVLYAAPGVLHGARNPHTGPDARRFVTCGGPSPYDPALYSAAGLSSDVR, from the coding sequence ATGACGCGCACATCCTTCTCGGGAACCCTCGCAGCGTCCCCTCTCGGGGGTGCCAGGATCGTCACGGCCGCCGAGTTCGAGTTCACCCGGATCGCCTGCAGGCGCACCACGATCGCCACTCCGGTGAGCCCGGCCTCAGGCGCCACGCACGTCACTCTGCACGTCGTGCGCGTCGCGGCCGGCGAGTCCTTCAGCCCGGACGGGAGCATCGGGGAGGAGAACACCGCAGTCGTCTTCGACGGTCGGGGCACCGCGACGGTCGGGCCGCGCAGTCACCCGGTCGAGCGCGCCCACGCCGTGTACGCGCCCACCGGGCAGGCTCTGAGTCTCACCGCCGACGCGGAAGGGCTGACCGTGTACATCTGGCGCACGCCACTCACGGCGGGCCGCCGGCCCGGTACGGACCCCGAGACCTTCTCCACCCTCTGGGACGAGACCACCCAGCTGCGCGGCTTCGGCGGCACCGGCCAGATAGCTCCCGACTCCGACCGCGCCACCATGAACTTCGTCTTCTGGCCGGGCAACGGCAGCAGCCAGCTCTGCCTGCACTGCGGCATCCAGCAGCCGGGCCAGACGTTCAACGTGCATCTGCACCCCGACAGCGACGAGGCGTTCATCGCCTTCGAGGGCATCGGCCAGATGTACCTGCGCGACCGCTGGATCGACGTCGCCGCCGGGGACGTGCTGTACGCGGCGCCCGGCGTCCTGCACGGGGCGCGCAACCCGCACACCGGTCCCGACGCCAGGCGTTTCGTGACCTGCGGCGGTCCCAGCCCGTACGACCCGGCGCTCTATTCCGCCGCCGGCCTCTCCTCCGACGTCAGGTGA
- a CDS encoding DMT family transporter yields MNLVNWGRFGLLAALWGCSFAFIKMSLEAFAPLQLASGRLIVGALVVLGMLALKRLTLPSRKLWGHITVASVFGNVIPFTLFAIGEQHTTATIAGVIQGATPLITMGVAALALSEERPTTRKVAGLVGGFIGLIVVVGPWNTNGFGTLGGQLACVGAAASYAVSFVYIRRFIGPHKLPALSVTAAQLSAAAVITVVVTTVMTGWTLHGDLTAKPLLSLLVLGAASTGIAFALLNRLIADAGPTTASGVNYLVPVFSVVVGVLALGEPLTWNVPVGGIVVIAALAVAEGRFSALPWRAKPAPKAPVAAARVPEKACP; encoded by the coding sequence ATGAATCTCGTCAACTGGGGCCGTTTCGGCCTGCTGGCCGCCCTGTGGGGCTGCAGCTTCGCCTTCATCAAGATGTCCCTGGAGGCCTTCGCGCCCCTCCAGCTCGCCTCGGGCCGGCTGATCGTCGGCGCCCTGGTCGTCCTCGGCATGCTCGCCCTGAAGCGGCTGACCCTGCCCTCCCGGAAGCTGTGGGGCCACATCACCGTGGCGTCCGTCTTCGGTAACGTCATCCCCTTCACGCTCTTCGCGATCGGTGAGCAGCACACCACCGCGACCATCGCCGGGGTGATCCAGGGGGCGACCCCCCTCATCACCATGGGTGTCGCCGCTCTCGCGCTCTCCGAGGAGAGGCCGACGACCCGCAAGGTGGCCGGACTGGTCGGAGGGTTCATCGGACTGATCGTGGTCGTCGGACCGTGGAACACGAACGGTTTCGGCACGCTCGGCGGGCAGCTCGCCTGTGTGGGCGCCGCGGCCAGCTATGCCGTCAGCTTCGTCTACATCCGCCGCTTCATCGGTCCCCACAAGCTGCCGGCGCTCTCGGTGACCGCTGCCCAGCTGAGCGCGGCAGCCGTCATCACCGTGGTGGTCACCACGGTGATGACCGGATGGACGCTGCACGGCGACCTCACCGCCAAGCCCCTGCTCTCCCTGCTGGTCCTCGGCGCCGCCTCCACCGGTATCGCGTTCGCCCTGCTCAACCGTCTGATCGCGGACGCAGGTCCGACGACGGCCTCGGGTGTGAACTATCTCGTGCCGGTGTTCTCCGTGGTCGTCGGAGTGCTGGCCCTGGGCGAACCGCTGACCTGGAACGTGCCGGTGGGCGGCATCGTCGTGATCGCCGCGCTCGCCGTCGCGGAGGGGCGCTTCTCCGCTCTGCCGTGGCGTGCGAAGCCGGCGCCGAAGGCACCGGTCGCGGCAGCTCGTGTCCCGGAGAAGGCCTGCCCGTAG